In Treponema vincentii, a single window of DNA contains:
- the secF gene encoding protein translocase subunit SecF, producing the protein MKKTIKFSKLFAVMVVLSSALIISGIVGFFTKGINFGIDFQAGFIEKVRFAPTAFILTYDGEKNIQVAQSSQGIDITVISVDTENKVVSFKYTEYPTVGQFIEAIQQQIDGVKVKALAKTDTALQSVFITSETSRLTTEPFRAHYIPEQIQPIDADEVRHALASIPSVSVQQVGESRDRVFQIRLPDNGTYTNANAELRALINTALVAAYEADNFAVLSTDFVGSRFSGSLARQAVLLVIGALFLIFIYALVRFRWTFALGAVLALVHDVLIMITFIVWTQMEFNSTTIAAILTIVGYSINDTVVVFDRIRENIRLNPKLALVDVLDLAQTEVLSRTIITTVTTMLAAVSLYIFTSGSMKDFALALLVGMISGVYSTIYIAGACITFFSGKKHAGELALGGTKKRPVAEVTI; encoded by the coding sequence ATGAAAAAAACGATAAAATTCAGCAAGCTTTTTGCCGTTATGGTTGTTTTGAGCTCTGCTCTTATTATTTCCGGAATTGTAGGTTTCTTTACTAAAGGTATTAACTTCGGGATCGATTTCCAGGCAGGGTTTATCGAGAAAGTACGATTTGCTCCTACCGCATTTATTTTAACGTATGATGGCGAAAAAAATATACAGGTAGCACAAAGTTCCCAAGGAATTGATATTACCGTTATTTCGGTGGATACTGAAAACAAGGTTGTATCTTTTAAGTATACTGAATACCCCACAGTTGGGCAGTTTATTGAGGCCATACAACAGCAAATTGATGGTGTAAAGGTTAAAGCACTTGCAAAGACCGATACCGCATTGCAAAGCGTGTTTATTACCTCAGAAACATCTCGCCTTACGACGGAGCCATTCCGTGCGCATTATATTCCCGAGCAAATACAACCGATCGATGCCGATGAGGTGCGTCATGCACTTGCTTCCATCCCTTCGGTTTCAGTACAGCAAGTTGGTGAATCACGTGACCGCGTGTTCCAAATTCGGTTACCTGATAACGGCACATACACCAATGCAAACGCTGAACTGCGGGCTTTAATTAATACTGCGCTGGTAGCTGCTTATGAAGCGGATAATTTTGCCGTATTGAGTACCGATTTTGTCGGCTCTCGCTTCTCCGGTTCGCTTGCTCGCCAAGCGGTACTTCTGGTAATTGGAGCATTGTTCTTAATCTTCATTTATGCTTTAGTCCGTTTCCGTTGGACATTTGCATTAGGCGCCGTGCTTGCTTTGGTTCACGATGTTCTGATTATGATCACCTTTATTGTGTGGACGCAGATGGAGTTTAATTCCACCACCATTGCGGCAATTCTGACAATTGTCGGATACTCAATAAACGACACGGTTGTCGTATTTGACCGTATCCGCGAAAATATTCGGCTTAATCCAAAGCTTGCATTGGTTGATGTTTTGGATCTTGCACAAACCGAAGTGTTGAGCAGAACAATTATCACAACCGTTACGACAATGCTTGCCGCTGTTTCGCTTTATATCTTTACATCCGGTAGCATGAAAGACTTTGCGCTTGCCTTATTGGTAGGTATGATAAGCGGTGTATATTCGACAATCTACATTGCCGGCGCTTGTATCACCTTCTTTTCCGGTAAAAAGCACGCAGGTGAGTTAGCACTCGGTGGTACTAAAAAAAGACCGGTTGCCGAGGTAACCATATAA
- a CDS encoding ComF family protein — MKRIVPLYHVKNVLRKCYSGLLCPQTCILCGNASEAGLPLCSHCIQTEFEPYIGSDDLEHLCRAEPRCKHCGKILISEHEYCTRCRPTDDETAEKPRPACDRIFTLFPYIGLGQKLLPVWKNNSIRTFSTVFAPLIHNFLTQHPEFASLPLVPVPPRPKKLREKGWDQIEDLAKDLAVYPELTIYRCLKRQDGIPQKKLSKADRAVNLQGKITFSAKTVPDKVMLLDDVMTTGATLEACAHVLKNAGCREVYGLCLFFD; from the coding sequence ATGAAACGCATCGTGCCTTTGTATCATGTGAAGAATGTATTACGTAAATGTTACAGCGGGCTTTTGTGCCCGCAGACTTGTATCCTCTGTGGGAACGCAAGCGAGGCAGGGCTGCCGCTGTGCAGCCATTGTATTCAAACGGAATTTGAGCCGTATATCGGTTCCGATGATTTGGAGCATTTATGCCGAGCCGAGCCTCGCTGCAAGCACTGCGGGAAAATCCTCATTTCCGAGCACGAGTATTGTACCCGTTGCAGGCCGACTGACGACGAAACCGCAGAAAAACCGCGGCCTGCTTGCGATCGTATCTTTACACTTTTTCCCTATATCGGTCTTGGCCAAAAATTGCTGCCTGTTTGGAAGAACAATAGTATTCGCACCTTTTCCACCGTATTTGCACCGCTTATCCACAACTTTCTCACACAACATCCGGAGTTTGCAAGTCTACCGCTCGTACCGGTGCCGCCGCGTCCTAAAAAACTGCGGGAAAAAGGCTGGGATCAAATTGAAGATCTTGCGAAGGATTTAGCGGTTTATCCGGAACTGACGATATACCGGTGTTTAAAGCGACAGGACGGCATTCCGCAAAAAAAGCTGTCCAAGGCCGATCGCGCAGTGAACTTACAGGGGAAAATTACATTTTCGGCGAAGACCGTTCCCGACAAAGTCATGCTGCTCGATGATGTGATGACGACCGGCGCAACGCTTGAAGCCTGTGCCCATGTGTTAAAAAATGCCGGATGTAGAGAAGTCTATGGGCTCTGTCTGTTTTTTGACTAA
- the ffh gene encoding signal recognition particle protein has translation MLEKITNTFSGIVRKISGKATITEKNIEEAVEEIKIALLEADVNLRVVRRFINATIEEAKGETVLKSVNPGQQFIKIVHDKILSFLGDEKKSLQLKGPDTQSVILFLGLQGSGKTTSAAKLAARLKKEGRKPLLVACDLVRPAAVEQLSSLGERIDVPVYKEDTKDAVRVAQNAVTYARKNGFDTVIVDTAGRLQIDEAMMQEIAAVKKAVNPVETLLVADAMTGQNAAEVAKAFDEQAGLTGVILTKFDSDARGGAALSLKTVTGKPILYVGVGEKIEDFEPFYPDRIAGRILGMGDIVSLVEKAQENIDAEEAARLQKKMATETFTLSDMLDQLENVEKMGSIESMLDMMPGLAGQISAEDIDKAGFKRQKAIIQSMTLKERENHYIIGPPRRKRIAKGSGTSVAEVNKLLKQFEKTRQTMRKVAKSKGLQARLMGLMG, from the coding sequence ATGCTTGAGAAAATTACCAATACGTTTAGCGGCATTGTCCGCAAGATAAGCGGCAAGGCAACCATTACCGAAAAAAATATTGAAGAAGCGGTAGAGGAAATAAAAATTGCGCTGCTCGAAGCGGATGTCAACCTCCGCGTAGTACGCCGTTTTATCAATGCAACAATCGAAGAAGCAAAGGGAGAAACCGTATTAAAATCGGTTAATCCCGGTCAGCAGTTTATCAAGATTGTCCACGATAAAATCCTGTCGTTTTTAGGCGATGAAAAGAAAAGCTTGCAACTGAAAGGCCCCGACACCCAGTCGGTTATCCTTTTCCTCGGCTTGCAGGGTTCCGGTAAAACGACATCCGCTGCGAAGCTGGCAGCCCGTTTAAAGAAAGAAGGCCGTAAACCGCTGCTCGTTGCCTGCGACCTCGTCCGTCCCGCAGCTGTGGAACAGCTCTCCTCATTAGGAGAACGTATCGACGTCCCCGTATATAAAGAAGACACCAAGGATGCGGTACGGGTTGCACAAAACGCGGTTACCTATGCACGGAAAAACGGCTTTGATACCGTTATCGTCGATACGGCGGGACGGCTGCAAATCGACGAAGCGATGATGCAGGAGATCGCCGCGGTAAAAAAGGCGGTCAATCCGGTAGAAACCCTCCTCGTCGCCGATGCGATGACAGGACAAAATGCTGCCGAGGTCGCCAAAGCCTTTGATGAACAGGCGGGGCTGACCGGCGTTATTTTAACCAAGTTCGACTCCGATGCTCGCGGCGGTGCGGCGTTATCGTTAAAAACCGTAACCGGCAAGCCTATCCTGTATGTCGGTGTCGGCGAAAAAATCGAAGATTTTGAACCGTTCTATCCCGATCGTATTGCCGGCAGAATCCTCGGTATGGGCGATATTGTTTCGCTCGTCGAAAAAGCGCAGGAAAATATCGATGCGGAAGAAGCCGCCCGCTTGCAGAAAAAGATGGCGACGGAAACGTTCACCCTTTCCGATATGCTCGACCAGCTTGAAAATGTCGAAAAGATGGGCTCGATTGAATCCATGCTTGATATGATGCCCGGGCTTGCCGGTCAAATTTCCGCCGAGGATATCGACAAAGCAGGCTTTAAGCGGCAAAAGGCGATTATCCAGTCGATGACGCTCAAAGAACGGGAAAATCACTACATCATTGGGCCGCCCCGCCGCAAACGCATTGCAAAGGGATCCGGTACATCCGTCGCCGAAGTAAACAAGCTGTTAAAGCAGTTTGAAAAGACCCGCCAAACAATGCGGAAGGTCGCAAAGAGCAAGGGACTGCAAGCGCGGCTAATGGGGCTGATGGGGTAG
- the ndk gene encoding nucleoside-diphosphate kinase, producing the protein MERTFVMMKPGVVQRRIAGEVLSRFEKKKGLKLVALKLMRISPELAKKHYAEHADKPFFGELVQYITSGPVVAMAFEGDDAVAIVRKLCGATKVLNAEPGTIRGDYALHTNINVVHSSDSAESAARELSLFFQPEEFFSWEDGNKDWF; encoded by the coding sequence ATGGAAAGAACATTTGTAATGATGAAGCCGGGTGTGGTGCAGCGGCGGATTGCAGGAGAAGTGCTAAGCCGCTTTGAAAAAAAAAAAGGGCTCAAACTGGTTGCCTTAAAGCTGATGCGTATCAGTCCGGAGCTTGCGAAAAAACATTATGCCGAACACGCCGATAAGCCGTTTTTCGGTGAATTGGTACAGTATATCACCTCCGGCCCCGTAGTTGCGATGGCCTTTGAGGGAGATGATGCCGTTGCGATTGTGCGGAAACTCTGCGGAGCAACAAAGGTTTTGAATGCGGAGCCGGGAACCATCCGGGGCGATTATGCCTTGCATACCAATATCAACGTTGTCCATTCGTCGGACTCTGCCGAAAGCGCTGCGCGGGAACTTAGCCTGTTTTTTCAGCCGGAAGAATTTTTCAGCTGGGAAGACGGCAATAAAGATTGGTTTTAA
- a CDS encoding glycogen/starch/alpha-glucan phosphorylase: MSQLKETLRASILGKLKRNFSKDISEATKRELYDAAASSVMDSIQPNISATRAAQEQPDVRQMYYFSAEFLMGRALSNNLNNTGMRAVMEELLTELSASYRDIEDEEPDAGLGNGGLGRLAACFLDSLATLDYPGHGYGIRYQYGMFEQRIENGYQMEYPDNWRRYRDPWEIRRDDLAVTVRFGGTPICTQQEDSTLCYRLENAEEVIATPYDMAIIGYGTKTVNRLRLWEASSPNGFDLQLFNNMEYTAAVAKQNSAENISRVLYPNDSGPSGKALRLKQQYFFTSASLQDLVRSFIHKHGTNFSDFPRYNVIQLNDTHPVVAIPELMRLLMDEHHLGWDAAWAIVTQTFAYTNHTILAEALEKWPIEIFQGLLPRVYQIVEEINRRFLLELREKYPNDWKKHNKMSIIGEGKIRMAWLAIAGSFSVNGVAALHTEILKTKELSDWYNLYPQKFNNKTNGVTQRRWLLTANPALSAFITKHIGDGWIKDLTQLRQLEKLADNQEALQELIAIKKHNKERLAEFLKQTQGVVIDPNSIFDVQIKRLHEYKRQLLNILHVMTLYNRIIEDPTYDPIPHTFIFGAKAASGYRRAKLIIKLINTVADRINNDHRVRGKLKVVFAANYCVSTAEKIFPASDISEQISTAGKEASGTGNMKFMLNGAITLGTLDGANIEIVEEVGAENAVIFGITADEIQKIEHEHSYNPQEYLNRNPALARALTQLIDGTYTPPFDNSFRELYDSLVYGVEGQRPDVYYVLADFDAYTAAQERIVEYYRNQMKWAKMCLLNIARSGKFSSDRTIEDYVRDIWKLEKVSVN; the protein is encoded by the coding sequence ATGTCTCAATTAAAAGAAACCTTACGGGCAAGTATTCTTGGCAAGTTGAAACGGAATTTCAGCAAGGACATATCCGAGGCAACAAAGCGTGAGCTCTATGATGCCGCAGCAAGCAGCGTTATGGATAGCATCCAGCCGAACATATCCGCAACCAGAGCCGCGCAGGAGCAACCTGATGTACGGCAGATGTATTATTTCTCCGCCGAATTTCTGATGGGGCGGGCGCTTTCGAATAATCTGAATAACACCGGTATGCGCGCCGTAATGGAAGAACTTTTAACGGAGCTTTCCGCCTCGTATCGGGATATTGAAGATGAAGAACCCGATGCAGGGCTTGGAAACGGCGGTCTCGGTAGGCTCGCCGCCTGTTTTTTGGACTCGCTTGCAACGCTCGATTACCCCGGACACGGCTACGGTATCCGCTACCAGTACGGTATGTTTGAACAGCGGATTGAAAACGGCTATCAGATGGAATACCCCGACAATTGGCGGCGTTATCGTGATCCGTGGGAAATACGCCGCGACGATTTGGCGGTAACGGTGCGCTTCGGCGGCACCCCGATATGCACGCAGCAAGAAGACAGCACCCTGTGCTATCGGTTGGAAAATGCCGAGGAGGTTATCGCAACCCCCTACGATATGGCGATCATCGGATACGGCACCAAAACCGTCAACCGCCTGCGCCTGTGGGAAGCCTCCTCTCCCAATGGATTCGATTTACAGCTCTTTAACAATATGGAATACACCGCTGCGGTTGCAAAGCAGAACTCCGCAGAAAATATTTCGCGCGTATTATACCCCAACGACAGCGGCCCGTCGGGAAAAGCGCTCCGCTTAAAGCAGCAGTATTTTTTCACTTCTGCAAGTTTACAGGATTTAGTGCGTTCATTTATCCATAAACACGGTACAAATTTTTCCGACTTCCCGCGTTATAATGTTATCCAGCTAAACGATACGCACCCCGTCGTGGCAATCCCCGAACTGATGCGCCTTTTGATGGACGAACACCACCTCGGCTGGGATGCGGCATGGGCGATTGTTACGCAAACCTTTGCATACACAAACCATACGATTTTAGCGGAAGCTTTGGAAAAATGGCCGATCGAGATATTCCAAGGCTTACTGCCGCGCGTGTATCAAATTGTAGAAGAGATAAACCGCCGCTTCCTGCTGGAACTGCGGGAAAAATACCCGAATGATTGGAAAAAACACAACAAGATGTCCATTATCGGCGAAGGGAAAATCCGTATGGCATGGCTCGCAATTGCCGGTTCCTTTTCGGTCAACGGTGTTGCGGCGCTGCACACCGAAATCCTTAAAACCAAAGAGCTGTCCGATTGGTATAATCTGTATCCGCAGAAATTTAACAATAAGACAAACGGCGTTACGCAGCGCCGCTGGCTTTTAACTGCGAACCCCGCGCTTTCGGCCTTTATCACGAAACATATCGGCGACGGCTGGATTAAAGACCTTACCCAGCTGCGGCAGCTTGAAAAACTGGCTGATAATCAGGAAGCACTACAGGAATTAATCGCGATAAAAAAACACAATAAAGAGCGGCTTGCGGAATTCCTCAAGCAGACACAGGGTGTTGTGATCGATCCGAACTCGATTTTTGACGTGCAGATAAAACGGCTCCACGAATACAAGCGACAGCTCTTAAACATCCTGCATGTGATGACGCTCTATAACAGAATTATCGAAGACCCGACGTATGATCCTATCCCGCACACCTTTATCTTCGGCGCAAAAGCGGCGTCGGGCTATCGGCGGGCAAAGCTCATCATTAAGTTGATTAATACTGTCGCCGACCGCATTAACAATGATCACCGTGTACGGGGAAAATTAAAGGTTGTGTTTGCGGCAAACTATTGCGTCTCGACTGCCGAAAAGATTTTCCCCGCCTCGGATATTTCCGAACAGATTTCCACTGCGGGTAAGGAAGCATCGGGAACCGGCAACATGAAGTTTATGCTGAACGGTGCAATCACGCTCGGAACACTGGACGGCGCCAATATCGAAATTGTGGAAGAAGTAGGTGCTGAAAACGCCGTTATTTTTGGTATCACCGCCGATGAGATTCAAAAAATCGAGCACGAGCACAGCTATAATCCGCAAGAATACCTGAACCGCAATCCTGCATTGGCGAGAGCGCTGACCCAGCTTATCGACGGGACGTATACGCCGCCCTTTGACAACAGCTTTAGAGAATTGTATGATTCGCTGGTATACGGCGTGGAAGGTCAGCGGCCGGACGTCTATTACGTACTGGCGGACTTCGATGCATACACAGCAGCGCAGGAGCGAATTGTCGAATACTATCGCAACCAGATGAAATGGGCTAAAATGTGCCTTCTGAACATCGCCCGATCGGGTAAGTTCAGTTCAGACCGTACCATCGAAGACTATGTGCGGGATATCTGGAAGCTGGAAAAAGTGAGTGTCAATTAA
- the glgX gene encoding glycogen debranching protein GlgX, translated as MENLSFLPGSPLPAGAAVYCDGVNFSVFSRHAFSVTLDIFAKSEDSAPCCSYTFDPQTNKTGDIWHVFVKGLPKNALYLYRVDGPFAPYEGMRFNAGNYLLDPYSQGLANTESFSGNFSTQTPPPHIDGDLAFLTKQSPAHFPKCIAVAHDDFDWQGDHPLNYPLKDCIIYEAHVKGLSCHPNAPQQHKGTYQGIIDTIPYLKELGITSLELLPIQEFNAHELTRINPRTGMVLKNYWGYSTIAFFAPKSSYASDREGIGAVFEFKRMVRELHKNGIEVILDIVFNHTAEGSEFEPTLSFRGLDNTIYYILEDNARYYRNYSGCGNTFNCNHPIVQTFILDCLRYWVIEMHVDGFRFDLGSILGRDQKGKLMDNPPTLEHIAEDPILRKTKIIAEAWDAGGAYQVGNFPGGRWAEWNDRFRDDVRLFWRGDSSHARELATRVTGSADLYSGNGRKPFHSINFVTSHDGFTLYDLLSYDRKHNEENGEDNRDGTDFNCSYNNGFEGKTENTRIETLRKQKAKNILLTLILSLGTPMLTAGDEVLRTQRGNNNPYCQDNEISWFDWSLTQSNADILTFVKKLIRLRKQHPAFLRSEFLTGTQSGDRRKQDISWYDAQGNTPDWNQPSSFLAYFLDGSAAETRAECDDNSFYIILNGGSLDVTATICPPPQGKHWYRLIDTSYPAGEDFTDPEQAPLSENQQKYVVLAATAVVLILK; from the coding sequence ATGGAAAACCTATCATTTTTGCCGGGTAGCCCGCTTCCAGCCGGTGCTGCTGTCTATTGCGACGGCGTAAATTTCAGTGTCTTTTCCCGACATGCTTTTTCGGTAACGTTGGATATCTTTGCAAAATCCGAAGATTCCGCGCCTTGTTGTTCATACACTTTTGATCCTCAAACGAATAAAACAGGAGATATCTGGCATGTCTTTGTAAAAGGACTGCCGAAAAATGCCTTATATCTTTACCGTGTTGATGGACCGTTTGCTCCTTATGAAGGAATGCGCTTTAATGCCGGCAATTATCTGCTCGACCCATACTCACAAGGACTTGCCAACACAGAATCTTTTAGCGGAAATTTTTCTACGCAAACGCCTCCCCCTCATATAGACGGCGACCTTGCTTTTTTAACCAAACAATCGCCTGCTCATTTTCCCAAGTGCATCGCAGTAGCTCACGATGATTTTGACTGGCAGGGCGACCATCCCCTCAATTATCCGTTGAAGGACTGCATCATCTACGAAGCGCATGTAAAAGGGCTTTCGTGCCATCCCAATGCACCGCAACAGCACAAGGGAACCTATCAGGGTATTATCGATACTATCCCGTATTTAAAAGAGCTGGGTATTACCAGCCTTGAACTGCTGCCCATTCAGGAATTTAACGCGCATGAATTGACTAGAATAAATCCTCGAACCGGCATGGTGTTAAAAAACTACTGGGGATACAGTACCATCGCCTTCTTTGCGCCTAAGTCGTCGTACGCTTCCGACCGTGAAGGCATAGGTGCGGTATTCGAGTTCAAACGAATGGTGCGCGAGCTGCATAAAAACGGCATCGAAGTGATTCTTGACATCGTATTTAATCACACGGCGGAGGGCAGCGAATTCGAGCCGACCCTTTCGTTCCGCGGCTTGGACAATACCATCTATTATATATTAGAAGATAACGCCCGCTATTACCGGAATTACTCCGGCTGCGGCAACACCTTCAACTGCAATCATCCGATTGTGCAGACCTTTATCTTGGACTGCCTGCGCTACTGGGTTATCGAAATGCATGTTGACGGCTTCCGGTTCGACCTCGGCTCCATTTTGGGCAGGGATCAAAAAGGGAAACTGATGGATAATCCGCCTACCCTTGAGCATATTGCCGAAGATCCCATATTGAGAAAAACAAAGATCATCGCAGAGGCATGGGATGCGGGTGGCGCCTATCAGGTTGGGAATTTTCCCGGCGGCAGGTGGGCGGAATGGAATGACCGCTTCCGCGACGATGTGCGCCTCTTTTGGCGCGGCGATTCCTCCCATGCTAGGGAGCTTGCAACACGTGTAACCGGTTCCGCCGATTTGTACTCCGGCAACGGACGCAAGCCTTTCCATTCCATCAACTTTGTTACCAGCCACGATGGATTTACCCTCTACGATTTATTAAGCTATGATAGAAAACACAACGAAGAGAACGGAGAGGACAATCGGGACGGTACCGATTTTAATTGCAGCTATAACAACGGCTTTGAAGGGAAAACCGAAAACACCCGCATCGAAACCCTACGGAAGCAAAAAGCAAAAAACATCCTGCTAACGCTCATTTTATCGCTGGGAACCCCGATGTTGACTGCCGGAGATGAGGTACTGCGGACACAACGGGGAAACAACAACCCCTACTGCCAAGACAACGAGATAAGCTGGTTCGATTGGTCGCTGACACAAAGCAATGCCGACATACTGACCTTTGTAAAAAAATTGATCCGCCTGCGCAAACAGCATCCGGCGTTCCTGCGTTCGGAATTTTTAACGGGAACGCAATCCGGAGACCGGCGTAAGCAAGATATCAGCTGGTATGATGCACAGGGCAATACCCCCGATTGGAACCAACCTTCATCGTTTTTAGCGTATTTTCTTGACGGTTCCGCGGCGGAAACGAGAGCCGAATGCGATGATAACAGCTTTTACATCATATTAAACGGCGGTAGTTTAGACGTTACTGCAACGATATGCCCTCCTCCACAAGGAAAGCATTGGTATCGGCTGATCGATACATCCTATCCGGCAGGGGAAGATTTTACCGATCCCGAACAGGCGCCGCTGTCGGAAAATCAGCAAAAATATGTTGTATTAGCCGCGACAGCCGTCGTGTTAATTCTGAAATAG
- a CDS encoding cyclic nucleotide-binding domain-containing protein, with the protein MKKIPIVSTVVTTVDAMQQACKQSNFSIISQQLHDYSEALAAFRYEMPEIKIIDFGDPAVHAEKCLKVVKDDPWLLFGGVIAITDSQDQKATLTQRKEPNFLFVLTRKEFEQYVAQIIKILNSHEHFLVNRGMNHPANELEHGSFMSETDPFEIMFYANLISTYLYNTDRVNEAERSAFQGAMMELLLNAVEHGNCNISYNEKSEWLKQGKDVLELIRIKRKDPAVGTKKVLITYDISPERTRITIKDDGKGFDWRSALDAPFEAGLHGMGIKMSQSFVKELYYNDAGNEVSFEVPNQKDSTNLTPAILREQETFHFNHLQVVCRQNDETNNLFYIRSGRYAVYVNNTLLTVLTPADIFIGEMAFLTNDTRSATIVAIGNGTLVKVPKMKFMKLIEAYPHYGIFLSRLLADRLARQSRESAALKTELKALKD; encoded by the coding sequence ATGAAGAAGATTCCGATTGTCAGTACGGTTGTAACCACAGTAGACGCGATGCAGCAGGCGTGTAAGCAGTCAAACTTCAGTATTATCTCGCAACAATTACATGATTACAGCGAAGCGCTTGCCGCTTTTCGATACGAGATGCCGGAAATTAAGATTATCGATTTCGGTGATCCGGCAGTTCATGCGGAAAAATGCCTTAAAGTGGTAAAGGATGATCCGTGGCTGCTGTTCGGGGGCGTTATTGCAATTACCGATTCACAGGATCAAAAGGCAACGTTGACGCAGCGGAAAGAGCCTAACTTTTTATTCGTTTTAACGCGCAAGGAATTTGAACAGTATGTTGCACAAATTATTAAAATTTTAAATTCACATGAACATTTTTTAGTCAATCGCGGTATGAACCATCCTGCGAATGAACTTGAGCATGGCAGCTTTATGAGTGAGACCGACCCGTTCGAAATTATGTTCTATGCAAATCTCATTTCTACCTACCTCTATAATACCGATCGTGTGAATGAGGCTGAACGGAGTGCCTTCCAAGGCGCGATGATGGAGCTGCTGTTGAATGCCGTAGAGCATGGAAATTGCAATATCAGTTATAATGAAAAATCAGAATGGCTCAAACAGGGAAAGGATGTACTTGAGCTCATCAGGATAAAACGGAAGGATCCTGCCGTTGGAACAAAAAAAGTCTTGATTACGTATGATATTTCTCCTGAACGCACGCGAATTACCATCAAAGACGATGGAAAGGGATTTGACTGGCGTTCCGCGCTTGATGCTCCTTTTGAGGCAGGGCTGCATGGCATGGGTATTAAGATGAGTCAGAGCTTCGTAAAGGAGTTGTATTATAATGATGCGGGAAATGAGGTTTCATTCGAGGTGCCGAACCAGAAAGACAGCACCAATCTGACACCGGCAATTCTGCGGGAACAAGAAACCTTTCATTTTAATCACTTGCAGGTCGTATGTCGCCAAAACGACGAAACAAATAATCTCTTTTATATTCGATCCGGCCGCTATGCGGTCTATGTGAATAATACACTGCTGACAGTGTTGACACCGGCGGATATCTTTATCGGGGAGATGGCTTTCCTCACCAATGATACGCGATCGGCAACGATTGTCGCGATCGGAAACGGTACGTTGGTTAAGGTGCCTAAGATGAAATTTATGAAGCTGATCGAAGCGTATCCCCATTACGGTATCTTTTTGTCACGACTCCTTGCAGACCGCCTCGCACGTCAATCACGCGAGAGCGCAGCACTTAAAACAGAACTAAAAGCTTTGAAGGATTGA
- the hprK gene encoding HPr(Ser) kinase/phosphatase produces MLSKSLTVLELLDLDLTEHDALHLHCVCGQKGLTRSITVADLNRPGLALSGFFDSFAYQRVQLFGRGECAYLQTLIESNTLENIKKMLTYDIPCCIFSHNIPPPAVFLELVQGTGCPVLQTDLSSSALSVRLMRVLSNVFAPTVAIHGVLVEVYGLGILILGDSGVGKSETALELVERGHRLIVDDVVEITCINGNSLIGRGANKMIGHHMEIRGLGIINIMQLYGVRSVREQKQIQLVAKLEEWDSHKVYDRIGTEELTTEILDVKLPLLEIPVKSGRNIPIILETAAMNERLKSMGVYSAKEFNQNILRWMESDTSRVPYYSADDTY; encoded by the coding sequence ATGCTTTCTAAAAGTTTAACGGTGCTTGAATTACTCGATCTCGACTTAACAGAACACGATGCGCTTCACCTGCATTGCGTGTGCGGGCAAAAGGGTTTGACGCGCAGTATTACCGTTGCGGATTTAAACCGTCCCGGGCTTGCGCTGTCAGGATTTTTTGATTCCTTTGCATATCAACGTGTCCAGTTATTCGGCAGAGGAGAATGCGCCTATTTGCAAACACTTATCGAAAGCAATACTCTCGAAAATATCAAAAAAATGCTTACCTACGATATTCCTTGCTGTATCTTTTCTCATAATATCCCTCCTCCTGCCGTATTTTTAGAGCTGGTGCAGGGAACGGGATGTCCTGTGCTGCAAACCGACCTTTCCTCCAGTGCGCTTTCCGTACGGCTGATGCGCGTTCTCTCCAATGTATTTGCTCCGACAGTCGCGATACACGGTGTTCTGGTAGAAGTGTACGGGCTCGGTATTCTTATTTTAGGCGATTCGGGAGTTGGTAAGAGCGAAACGGCGCTGGAGCTTGTAGAGCGCGGGCATCGCTTGATCGTTGACGATGTAGTAGAAATCACCTGTATTAATGGTAATAGTTTGATTGGACGGGGCGCCAATAAGATGATCGGGCATCACATGGAAATACGCGGACTCGGCATTATCAATATCATGCAGCTTTACGGGGTTCGTTCCGTGCGTGAGCAAAAGCAGATACAGCTGGTTGCAAAGCTGGAAGAATGGGATTCGCATAAAGTGTATGACCGTATCGGTACCGAGGAACTTACCACCGAGATATTGGATGTAAAACTGCCGCTTTTGGAAATACCGGTAAAATCAGGGCGGAATATTCCGATTATTTTAGAAACAGCCGCGATGAACGAGCGGCTCAAAAGTATGGGCGTTTATTCTGCGAAGGAATTTAATCAAAACATTCTGCGCTGGATGGAAAGCGATACGAGCCGGGTACCGTATTATTCGGCGGATGATACCTATTAA